One Salvia splendens isolate huo1 chromosome 1, SspV2, whole genome shotgun sequence genomic window, CTAGATGCCTTGATCAAAGATGCCAATCATTTAATTTTCATGCATAATTTGACTTGCATAAATGGATTTTCCATTTCATACTTGAAGCTTGAAAGTTGTCTCAGACATGTGGATAAATAATGGTTTTAAATTCTTTGGGATCTTATCTTCTTCAATTATTACATGCTATATATAGAAAAAAGGTACTACTAATATTTCCACACCAAAAAAAGATCTCTCATTTTCATACATCATTGGCGAGCTGAAATGTAGTCATTCTACTCGGCTATATATTTGGACTAATTATAAACAAAACTAATTCTGAAATGTAGTCATTCTTGAGTGGCTATATATTCGCAcagtaattttaaatttcttaatGAACTACACATGGGAATGCGACgcatattttgttttttaatattctttgaaattaACACAGCTTATTTCGAATAAATAAATGGTTGTATTAGTAATTGATTATAGTTAAAACAATTTTCACAAGTGATGTCGTGAATCCCATTTGCAacaataatactactatatatactactagtatttaattaCTATAGATAAACTGAACATCTAAATCTCATCAACAAGCTCGTGTGAAAAATCATGTTATATTCGAATAGGACAATTGAAAGTTTGAGACATTGTTGAAACGTTTCCATATAGTATTCATTGATTACTATTCTcattatcatattattattattattattattattattattattattatagtacaAGAATGTGATTTATTCGAAATACACAATTGTCCAAACTGTGTTGTGGAAATACTGTCTACACCTCATCTAAAAACGTGGAAAAATAAGATTGAACCCGAGATCTATCGCTGAGGAAAGTGTTTGTGGTATACTTAAGAAACTTTAATTAACATTAAATCCTATAAATGGGTACTAATTTAAGCAGCCTTCTATACCATCGATATTTATACATATTTAGGCAGAACTTATGCGATATCCAAAAACACACATATAATATTACGTTCTTTATTCAGAACTTATTCGAATAATGTAAGATTATAACATACTGTCAATAATATGCTCCAAGTTtgatttaacaaaattaataagCTTCAACGGCTTATCTAGTGATCAGAAGAATATTTAATCAAATATAAACAAATCAAACTCAAATTAATCTAGCACTAATATTCAGCTTGTGAGTTTGCTggtaaattaaaatataaaatcgaTGCAGCACGTTAGAAATGGATCATGTGCTTGAGGCCTCACGAAGAATTGTTTAATACTACTACAATTGTTTAAATAAGGATTATCTTACATTATTGACGTGGTATTTTAAATATTCCTATAATTCgcagtataattaaaattttgaaaatcaatAATCGGTGGCACAGTTGATAGCTTGCAAGTTACTCCACCTAACTATTTAATATTCCAGCCGCCATATCTACTAGTAATAACAAAATAGGGGTCTCGGTACTTAATTGTTATCGGTTATGAAATACTATTATCTTAATTAGCATtatctaattaaaatatataggcCACATTGACTGTTGGGTAGCTTCATAATCATAGTATACAGTACAATACCATATTTTTTACGTTCGATTTGATAAGTTTGATTAAATTaagttttataaattttagtacATTAAATAGATAGTAAGTATAATTTTATAGTCAAATTTGGATATTATGTAAGATTATTCTTGATTTATGAGTTTAATTTTTTCTCCGTGATAAAATTAGTTTTGAGGTAGTTTAATTTCAATACAAAGTTAATTTTGAGGAATTAAACACAATAAGATTGTaattaactaagaaaataaTGAACAAGAAAGTTAGAAGGATGTCTTGCTGATCTATtaagtactagtactattttaaaAACAGTGATAGGCGTTTTAAATTAATCAAATGAATAAACCAACAACTACGCTTAATAAATACATTAGGTATTGTGATTAATGCGTACATACATAGGTGAATATATCTGAATGCCTAGGACTCTCTAGAAAAAGAATATTACTTGGACTATTTATAGTTTTTTATTTAGGAGAATTGGACTATTTCTCTGAAATATCATAAAACCAACAAATTATAAGATCTTCTAAATCAGATCGAAATATTTGACTAATGAATATGCAAATCAACAAATGCACTAATTTCCAATGTTAGATTGAGAAACATCTGAACTCATATTAGTATGATTCTATATTCTTTAGTCTAATTTCTCGCAGTTTATAATCTTGGAAAATGTCTCATATTAATAAAATTGGATTAATTCTTATAGGAGTATATTACTTGCAACTTTActgttaaaatttttaaatgttTCATTCTAAAATACTCCTAAAAAGTACGATCATAATATACACCATGCAACATTTTCCCATTTAAGATAACTTATGTtccaaacaaacaaataaataaataaaaaagaattatttACATCAACCACACTCAAGAAAAGTCGAACACTCTTCGATCGACTTtcacaaatatttaaaaaaattaaaaaaaaaatcaccaactGCACTTACGATCATGCTGAAGTCCATTGATCACAGTTTTTGGTGAAGAAGGCCCCTCACTATGCACCGCCATCTTCTCGCTCCTTTTCCTCTCatattccttcttcctcttcggCTTTCTCTCACCACCCGCCGCTGTCGCTGTGCCGCTGATCGTCGGAGCCAAATACCACACAATCGACGTGCACAGGATCGCGAACGACCTGCCGTAGATGGCCAGAAACAGCAGAATCAGCACTACCATCACCGGGAAAAATAATTGAGGACGTTTCAGATCCTCCAGCTTAAAATTCCCCTTGCATCTCAGcgatctcttcttcttcatcgttTTCTCGCTCTTCGCCTCCGTCTCCGCCGGCGCGGCGTCGTTGCTCTTGAAATTCTTGGCGGATTTCGGCGGAGATCTGTCCTTGACCTTGATTACGATGGGTTTAACGCAGTCGGAGTCGTTATCGTAGACGAATCGGACGGAGGAGATGTCCTCGGAGCCTTTCTGCGTGTAGATCTTCTGCTTCTTATCGTCGAGATCTGCTAGGAGCGCGTAGAATTTGTCGAGGCCTCGATCGGCGTAGGGATTTTTGGAGGCGCCGTCTCTTGACATGAGTTTGCAGAAGCTGGTGCTCCGCCGCGATCGCTTCGGCGTGGAGCAGGGGCTGAACTAGGGTTCGTCATCCTGATTGCTGAAACTTCCACTTCCGCAAATGAACATCTGAGAATTTGTTTTGCTGAATTTTGATGATTTGAAAAATATTCTGTTTGAAACTTTGAATTCAAATTGGGGAAATGaggggtatatatatatatatatatatgtgggcGTGGGAGGAGAATTGGTCAGATAAATATTAGTTTATCAATGGCTGAATCTAAGATTGTATATTTGTATGGAAGCTTCTATTTTTTGCAGGTTATTCTATTTCTAAAGGGTTGACTTTTTGTGGGAATTGAAATAGTATCAAATATTATTAGCGCCATGTTTGAACTTGCCCAGGGTCTTTCCGGTAGTATTTAGTTATCTTGATTATGATTCGTGACATCAGTTTATACTGTATAAATTTAATCTGTTGTCATATAACGATGTCTacactttctttttttcattaattgatCCATAAAAATTGGCACATTTTCCATTTctaaaagagaataaataattattagtatatccaattttattttcttcctatTCAGTATTATTCTAATTATCTTTTCCTTATATTGAACTACTTTTATTCTATCTACATGCTAAACAACGTCTTCTACAATTTTGTGTCATCCATCAAGTGCGACATCTTCTCCCGGATGAAGAGAGTATATTATGGGTAAAGAAAGTAGTAATTCAAGTGGTAAAAAGAGTAGTAAATTGTTATATTACGAGTTTTATGGGGTGGGATGCTATTTATAAACGGAAATAGACTATTTTTTGGGACGTGTAACAAAAGCTGTGTTTTTGTTAAAATAGAGAGTAGTATTACATTCTTAATTTACTATCCTCaatgtaaattaaatttatttcgaaattattaaagtaaataaaacaaaccCAACCACTCACATCCCTACATATAGTTGGTGGGCAATTGTAAGTTAAGTTTATATTAGGGAAATTACAGTATGTTATGTAGAATGtatgttatttaattaaattaaatagatAAACGTGAGCACGATGGGACACGTCGAATCAGATACCTGCACTATTAGTCTAAGCTTACTTATCTACAAAATACATATACTTTATCAACACGGTTTTGGTTTGAAATGCAAGTAACTACATACAGTACTAGGTTGATTTTTCAatattctttcttctttttcttactcGTTGTAATAATAGTTAATATGAATATTGTATAAACCGTCAAAATAATACGTACCAACTTATTAGCACATTGTTTTTCAAATCCCAACTCGTTAAATTTGAGGAAGTTATATATTTTCAACAAACCATATattgaaaaacaaaatgatcccttttaagaaaaaaaaaactaatttgaACTTGAAAGCGGCTGTAAAATACTACTTTATAAATTACGTTCCCACTATAGCTAactcaaattattattttattcgttgcatcacttttaatttataaatatgttttGTATTAAAACCTGTTAAAGTATCGGTAGAATCGATATATTATTTCTGAATGAATTTACATTATACACATAACATCAATATATAGGGCTAAGGACTCATCTATATGGTAAACCtaattaacataattacatTGATTCCAAATCTCCTATACTTGGTAAAGATTGATTCTCGTATATCTTTTCCCTGATTCGGTGCAATcttctccaacactccccctcaagttaagcgaCGGGGTTACCGATGCTCAACT contains:
- the LOC121792374 gene encoding uncharacterized protein LOC121792374, giving the protein MSRDGASKNPYADRGLDKFYALLADLDDKKQKIYTQKGSEDISSVRFVYDNDSDCVKPIVIKVKDRSPPKSAKNFKSNDAAPAETEAKSEKTMKKKRSLRCKGNFKLEDLKRPQLFFPVMVVLILLFLAIYGRSFAILCTSIVWYLAPTISGTATAAGGERKPKRKKEYERKRSEKMAVHSEGPSSPKTVINGLQHDRKCSW